A window of the Rhodoferax sp. GW822-FHT02A01 genome harbors these coding sequences:
- a CDS encoding methyl-accepting chemotaxis protein: MLTSKFVQSSSKVNPSKLTGETFATLINLSGRRRFTSQRVVLYAVLASNEDLGALVTAREALKLFADAHTSLVEGTEALPGVFSSELQTAYFGPESGDKKIRSFMELAERTFTAIESNWRQKADLLKDLIASTTPLLAVLNSITAIYEKEARTHANSVKNQLQDVMSEIKDISKQAHMVAFNAQIIAARAGNAGREFSVVANVMTSITAEIDKLVQAALAKAVT, encoded by the coding sequence ATGCTCACTTCAAAATTTGTCCAAAGTAGCTCAAAAGTCAATCCGAGCAAATTGACCGGAGAGACATTTGCCACTCTCATCAATCTATCGGGGCGCAGACGGTTCACCTCGCAGCGTGTTGTTCTTTACGCTGTGCTGGCCAGCAATGAAGATCTGGGCGCACTGGTAACGGCAAGGGAAGCGTTGAAGCTATTTGCCGATGCGCACACCTCGCTGGTAGAGGGAACAGAAGCCCTACCCGGAGTGTTCAGCTCGGAACTTCAGACCGCCTATTTCGGTCCAGAATCTGGAGACAAGAAAATCCGTTCATTCATGGAATTGGCGGAGCGTACTTTCACTGCGATTGAATCCAATTGGAGGCAAAAGGCGGACCTTCTGAAAGACCTTATAGCAAGCACGACTCCGTTGCTGGCTGTGTTGAACAGCATCACTGCCATCTACGAAAAAGAAGCGCGTACCCATGCCAACTCGGTGAAGAACCAACTTCAAGACGTCATGAGTGAAATCAAAGACATATCCAAGCAAGCCCACATGGTTGCATTCAATGCACAAATCATTGCGGCGCGCGCCGGAAACGCGGGGCGAGAGTTCTCCGTCGTTGCCAATGTAATGACCAGCATTACTGCGGAAATTGACAAATTGGTGCAAGCGGCGCTTGCCAAGGCAGTGACCTAA
- a CDS encoding MFS transporter, producing MTRRASIFGAFAFMVTHVHQVHGIPLAMAGQIVMLFGFGGLCFALSARFLVHRLGETGLCRWGGVLVAASYIIVAVSSSWWWAIPASFVSGLGFYMLHNTLQINATQMAPERRGAAVAAFAASYFIGQSAGIALEGALIPTIGTAGAIVLGAVGVTVVSQNFARLMQKHRRKV from the coding sequence GTGACGCGAAGAGCCAGCATCTTCGGTGCCTTCGCCTTCATGGTGACCCATGTGCACCAGGTCCACGGCATTCCGTTGGCCATGGCCGGGCAGATCGTGATGCTGTTTGGCTTTGGCGGGCTGTGCTTTGCGCTCAGTGCCAGGTTCCTGGTGCACAGGTTGGGGGAGACCGGACTGTGCCGCTGGGGTGGTGTGCTGGTGGCTGCTTCCTACATCATCGTCGCAGTTTCGAGCAGCTGGTGGTGGGCCATACCTGCCAGCTTTGTGTCGGGCCTAGGCTTTTACATGCTGCACAACACGCTGCAGATCAACGCCACCCAGATGGCCCCAGAACGCCGTGGTGCAGCGGTTGCAGCGTTTGCAGCGTCGTATTTCATTGGACAGTCCGCGGGTATCGCATTGGAGGGGGCGTTGATTCCCACCATCGGCACCGCAGGCGCCATTGTGTTGGGAGCAGTCGGAGTGACTGTGGTCTCGCAGAACTTTGCCCGTCTGATGCAAAAGCATCGCAGAAAGGTTTGA
- a CDS encoding phage holin family protein: protein MNELRPFLLHWGITSMALWVASHVFRGVRFEGLSSLLVSALLLGLANAIVKPLLIVLTLPLTFITFGLFLLVINALMILLVSALVRGFQVSSFWTAFFASIFVSVISFVLEVFFLGNGSVHEIRMPHSGVWL, encoded by the coding sequence ATGAACGAACTGCGACCATTCCTTCTGCATTGGGGCATTACATCCATGGCACTGTGGGTGGCCAGCCATGTCTTTCGGGGAGTGCGGTTTGAAGGGCTGTCATCCCTGTTGGTGTCCGCGCTCTTGCTGGGCCTGGCCAATGCCATCGTCAAGCCGCTGCTCATCGTCCTGACCCTGCCGCTGACCTTCATCACTTTCGGACTTTTCTTGCTGGTCATCAACGCACTGATGATTCTCCTGGTATCGGCCTTGGTGAGGGGGTTTCAGGTGTCGAGCTTCTGGACGGCCTTCTTCGCCAGCATCTTTGTGTCTGTCATCAGCTTCGTGCTGGAAGTGTTCTTCCTGGGTAACGGCTCCGTGCATGAGATACGGATGCCGCATAGTGGGGTGTGGCTGTAG
- a CDS encoding polysaccharide deacetylase family protein, whose amino-acid sequence MSGIDISWYWNFMFKKIHFSLVFALILLFGSVHAEEKPTEIHDRIASSNALNKRVALTLDACSGKFDDDLIEFLIRNQIPATLFATKKWLLANPVGVSIIKAHLDLFDVEDHGENHIPAVIGVGRKVYGIPGEPDVLHLRREVSEGAKAITEMIGVPPHWYRGATAEYDSQAVTEIEKMGYGIAGFSVNADSGATLKRLAIEERLKQVKDGDVIIAHMNKPASDSAEGLSMGLIHLLKTGFVFVRLDQVNLTEVPPPNR is encoded by the coding sequence ATGAGTGGCATTGACATCAGTTGGTATTGGAATTTCATGTTCAAGAAAATCCACTTCTCGCTGGTGTTCGCGCTCATCTTGCTATTTGGCAGCGTGCATGCTGAAGAAAAGCCCACGGAAATACATGACCGCATAGCATCATCAAATGCATTAAACAAGCGGGTGGCGTTGACCTTGGATGCATGCTCCGGCAAGTTCGATGACGACTTAATTGAATTCCTGATCCGTAACCAGATCCCCGCGACACTGTTTGCAACAAAAAAGTGGCTGCTGGCCAATCCGGTAGGTGTTTCCATCATCAAAGCGCATTTGGACCTGTTTGACGTAGAAGACCATGGTGAAAATCACATTCCGGCGGTCATAGGTGTTGGCAGGAAGGTCTATGGCATCCCGGGTGAGCCTGATGTCTTGCACCTGAGGCGGGAGGTCTCGGAAGGGGCCAAAGCAATTACCGAGATGATTGGTGTACCTCCGCACTGGTACAGGGGGGCAACTGCTGAGTACGACTCGCAGGCAGTGACCGAGATAGAAAAGATGGGTTATGGGATAGCAGGGTTCTCGGTCAATGCTGATTCAGGAGCAACACTCAAGAGGCTGGCGATTGAAGAGCGGCTGAAGCAAGTCAAGGACGGTGATGTCATCATTGCACACATGAACAAGCCCGCCTCCGATTCAGCGGAAGGACTGTCAATGGGGCTGATTCACTTGCTCAAGACAGGTTTTGTATTCGTGCGATTGGATCAAGTCAATCTCACAGAGGTGCCGCCTCCAAATCGCTGA
- a CDS encoding GGDEF domain-containing protein, protein MYDLVDNLADLTALRDRGALDVALVNTISDLLLPRCASIYRAIGEQGKERWRLSAQVWAGKTCVIGDTVWTPFDQLHSLSQFPLRKKAMAEGIQESISEEHVVVFPLGSPSGNAGVLELLTDAPLSTERRDLISGILRLYRNFSALLDYGERDSLTDLLNRKTFDGAFLRATLEQKSSGGRDKNYPQTERRDIHTAATFWLAMIDIDHFKRVNDNFGHLIGDEVLLLLARMMRSHFRFHDQIYRFGGEEFVVLVRCHSEVETSTLLDRLRITAQHYAFPQVGTITLSIGFTEIRAGDSPSGAIERADKAVYYAKEHGRNQVCSYSALVSNGALIEPTTNIGDVELF, encoded by the coding sequence ATGTACGACCTCGTCGATAACCTTGCCGACCTGACAGCCTTGCGGGATCGGGGGGCGTTAGACGTTGCCCTGGTCAACACAATCAGTGATTTGTTGCTCCCACGCTGCGCAAGCATTTATCGCGCTATCGGGGAGCAGGGCAAGGAGCGGTGGCGACTATCCGCCCAGGTATGGGCGGGTAAGACATGTGTAATTGGAGACACGGTATGGACGCCCTTTGACCAACTTCACTCGCTGTCGCAATTTCCTTTACGGAAGAAGGCGATGGCGGAAGGAATTCAGGAGTCCATCAGTGAAGAACACGTCGTGGTGTTCCCCCTTGGTAGCCCATCCGGTAATGCCGGTGTATTGGAGTTGCTCACGGATGCGCCCCTTTCCACAGAAAGACGCGATCTGATAAGCGGAATTCTCAGGCTGTATCGCAATTTTTCAGCACTCCTGGACTATGGTGAGCGAGACTCCTTGACCGATTTGCTGAATCGCAAGACTTTTGATGGCGCATTTCTCCGCGCTACCTTGGAACAGAAAAGCAGCGGCGGTAGAGACAAAAATTACCCTCAGACTGAACGGCGTGACATTCATACGGCAGCAACATTTTGGTTGGCGATGATTGACATCGATCACTTCAAGCGCGTGAACGACAACTTCGGACATCTTATTGGAGACGAAGTGCTTTTGCTACTGGCCCGCATGATGCGCTCCCACTTTCGCTTTCATGATCAGATCTATCGGTTTGGTGGAGAGGAATTCGTGGTGCTGGTGCGCTGTCATAGCGAGGTTGAAACCTCAACGCTGCTGGATCGGTTACGAATAACCGCCCAACACTATGCCTTTCCTCAGGTGGGCACTATCACTTTAAGTATCGGATTTACGGAAATCCGAGCCGGTGATTCTCCTAGCGGTGCCATCGAAAGAGCCGATAAAGCCGTTTACTACGCCAAGGAGCATGGCCGAAATCAAGTTTGCAGCTATAGCGCCTTGGTATCGAATGGTGCGCTGATCGAACCGACTACCAATATCGGTGATGTTGAGCTGTTTTAG
- a CDS encoding ABC transporter substrate-binding protein, producing the protein MTNRRLVLKTACAAGATALASSPLSTWAQSGTVKVGLIFTMTGPFASTGKQLEAGARHFLRENGDTFGGKKIELVIRDDAGQPDQAKRIAQELIVNDKVQVLGGFSLTPLALSVAPIATQSKTPSVVFVAATSSVIDASPYFIRSSFTLPQVTIGVAEWAPKNGIKSVVSLVSDYGPGLDAESAFKERFMLNGGTIKAAIRVPLRNPDFAPYLQKVRDEKPDAVFVFLPAGVGSLFMKQFSERGLDKAGIRLIATGDVTEDDILNEMGDVALGVVTSHHYSAMHPSAANKKFVESFKKANGGKRPNYMAVAAYDGMRVIANALKSTKGETGDALLNAMKGQTFESPRGPVLINGQTRDIVQDVYIRRVERVGGELYNVEFETLKAVQDPGRNH; encoded by the coding sequence ATGACAAACAGACGACTGGTATTGAAAACAGCATGTGCAGCCGGGGCCACGGCCTTGGCAAGCTCTCCCCTGTCCACCTGGGCGCAATCCGGCACAGTCAAGGTCGGGCTGATCTTCACCATGACGGGGCCCTTTGCCTCCACCGGCAAACAGCTGGAAGCTGGTGCGCGGCACTTCCTGCGTGAAAACGGTGACACCTTTGGCGGCAAGAAGATCGAGCTGGTCATCCGGGACGATGCCGGCCAGCCGGATCAGGCCAAGCGCATTGCCCAGGAGCTCATCGTCAACGACAAGGTCCAGGTCCTGGGCGGCTTCTCTCTGACGCCGCTGGCGCTGTCGGTGGCACCGATTGCAACGCAGAGCAAGACGCCATCGGTGGTGTTCGTTGCCGCCACCTCCAGCGTGATCGATGCTTCACCCTACTTCATCCGCAGCAGCTTCACCTTGCCCCAGGTCACAATCGGAGTGGCCGAGTGGGCACCCAAGAACGGCATCAAGAGCGTGGTCTCGCTGGTCAGCGACTATGGTCCTGGACTGGACGCCGAAAGTGCATTCAAGGAGCGCTTCATGCTCAACGGCGGCACCATCAAGGCAGCCATCCGGGTGCCGCTGCGAAACCCCGACTTCGCACCGTATTTGCAAAAGGTGCGCGATGAGAAGCCCGATGCGGTTTTTGTCTTCCTGCCAGCGGGCGTTGGCTCCTTGTTCATGAAACAGTTCTCCGAACGCGGGCTCGACAAGGCGGGCATTCGGCTCATTGCAACGGGCGACGTGACCGAGGACGACATCCTGAATGAAATGGGGGATGTGGCATTGGGCGTGGTGACCTCTCATCACTACTCTGCCATGCATCCGTCTGCTGCCAACAAGAAATTCGTGGAGTCGTTCAAGAAGGCCAATGGCGGTAAGAGGCCCAACTACATGGCCGTTGCCGCGTACGACGGTATGCGTGTGATTGCCAATGCATTGAAATCAACCAAGGGAGAAACCGGCGACGCCCTGCTCAATGCCATGAAAGGCCAGACGTTTGAGAGCCCTCGCGGTCCGGTACTAATCAATGGCCAGACGCGCGACATCGTGCAGGACGTATATATCCGACGCGTTGAACGTGTTGGCGGTGAACTCTACAACGTCGAGTTTGAGACACTGAAGGCTGTTCAAGACCCAGGCCGCAACCATTGA
- a CDS encoding FAD-dependent monooxygenase, translating into MQFHTNGFIPGDPDVSVAAPDHRRAGDPLPETVDVLIAGSGPAGLCLAAQLARVPQIHTMLVEPKLGPMEKGQADGISVRTMEMFQAFGFADKVKRESVWINETTFWNPGTDANLRRVARVQDVPDGISEMPHILINQARVHDLFMDIMRNAPTRLEPDYGLKVRDLKIDPNAQEFPVTVTLEHTAPGREGQTATVRANYVIGCDGARSNVRNAIGGALHGDAAHQAWGVIDLLAVTNFPDWRKKSFVRSKDEGILMVLPREGGHLVRLYVEMDRLGENERVADRGMGANDIIAKAQRILAPFTLDVKEVVWSSIYEIGHRLTDKFDDVPEDQVRTRSPRVMLAGDACHTHSPKAGQGMNVSMGDTFNMGWKLISVLTGRADPSLLHSYSGERRAAAKGLVEFDHKWARVVGAKSEEDITDEGLPRVAREFVNNLPFTCGLTIQYEPSALTGAATHQHLATGFDIGKRLHSAPVIRLADAKPMHLGHCIEADARFHLFLFAPAGDAGTAGGTVAALCDWLENDPASPVRRHTKPGEDVDAVIDTRAVFQQEFRALDYGDMPSLLRPRVGRYGLCDYEKVFCVDAKLGEDIFTMRGIDRAAGCMVIVRPDQYVGHILPLQARDALTNYFSAILRVRG; encoded by the coding sequence ATGCAATTTCACACAAATGGATTCATTCCCGGGGATCCCGACGTTTCGGTGGCGGCCCCTGACCACCGTCGCGCCGGTGATCCACTGCCGGAAACGGTGGATGTATTGATCGCAGGCTCCGGGCCTGCCGGCCTCTGCCTAGCCGCCCAGCTTGCCCGGGTCCCGCAGATCCACACCATGCTGGTCGAGCCCAAGCTGGGGCCCATGGAAAAGGGCCAGGCCGATGGCATCAGCGTGCGCACCATGGAAATGTTCCAGGCCTTTGGATTTGCCGACAAGGTCAAACGCGAATCGGTCTGGATCAACGAGACCACCTTCTGGAACCCCGGAACGGACGCCAACCTCCGGCGCGTGGCCCGTGTGCAGGACGTGCCGGATGGCATATCCGAGATGCCCCACATCCTGATCAACCAGGCACGGGTGCATGACCTGTTCATGGACATCATGCGCAACGCCCCCACCCGACTGGAGCCGGACTATGGCCTGAAAGTGCGGGACCTGAAGATTGACCCGAACGCACAAGAGTTCCCCGTCACCGTCACGCTGGAACACACAGCGCCCGGTCGCGAAGGGCAGACCGCCACAGTACGCGCCAATTACGTCATTGGTTGCGACGGCGCGCGTTCGAACGTGCGCAATGCCATTGGCGGAGCACTGCACGGCGATGCAGCGCATCAGGCCTGGGGCGTGATTGATCTGCTGGCCGTTACCAACTTCCCGGACTGGCGCAAGAAGTCCTTTGTACGCTCCAAGGACGAGGGCATTCTGATGGTGTTGCCACGCGAGGGTGGACACTTGGTGCGCTTGTATGTCGAAATGGATCGCTTGGGCGAGAACGAACGCGTAGCCGACCGCGGCATGGGCGCCAACGACATCATTGCCAAGGCACAGCGCATCCTGGCGCCCTTCACGCTTGACGTGAAAGAGGTGGTTTGGTCGTCCATCTACGAGATCGGCCACCGCCTGACCGATAAATTTGACGACGTGCCTGAGGACCAAGTGCGCACGCGTTCACCCCGCGTGATGCTGGCCGGCGATGCCTGCCATACCCACAGCCCCAAGGCGGGTCAGGGCATGAACGTGTCCATGGGTGACACCTTCAATATGGGCTGGAAACTGATCTCCGTATTGACCGGTCGTGCGGATCCGTCGTTGCTGCATAGCTACTCCGGTGAGCGTCGTGCAGCGGCCAAGGGTCTGGTGGAGTTCGACCATAAATGGGCCCGCGTTGTTGGTGCCAAGTCCGAGGAAGACATCACGGACGAAGGTCTGCCTCGCGTGGCGCGCGAGTTTGTCAACAACCTGCCCTTCACCTGCGGCCTGACCATCCAGTACGAACCCAGCGCACTGACGGGTGCTGCGACGCATCAGCACCTAGCCACCGGTTTCGACATCGGCAAGCGCCTGCATTCGGCGCCCGTGATCCGGCTGGCAGACGCCAAGCCCATGCATCTGGGGCACTGCATTGAAGCGGATGCGCGCTTCCATCTATTCCTTTTTGCGCCTGCAGGCGATGCAGGCACAGCAGGGGGCACTGTTGCGGCACTGTGCGACTGGCTGGAGAACGACCCGGCCTCCCCCGTACGTCGGCATACCAAACCTGGAGAAGACGTGGATGCGGTGATCGACACCCGCGCCGTCTTCCAGCAGGAATTCCGCGCACTGGACTACGGCGACATGCCCTCCTTGCTGCGCCCGCGCGTGGGCCGCTATGGGCTTTGCGACTACGAAAAGGTCTTCTGTGTAGACGCCAAGCTGGGGGAGGACATTTTCACGATGCGCGGTATTGATCGCGCGGCGGGTTGCATGGTCATCGTGCGCCCGGACCAGTATGTGGGTCACATCCTGCCGTTGCAGGCCCGTGACGCTTTGACCAACTACTTCAGCGCAATCCTGCGCGTACGAGGCTGA
- a CDS encoding MarR family transcriptional regulator encodes MDERKMAGHLIRRLHQQSMQVFQAQTQAAGFDLTSVQFAALNALARDPGIDQASLAATIGFDRATIGGVIDRLERKGLVQREVSAQDRRARQLTLTAEGESMLTACRPVVKALQTDILALLSPAEREAFMALAKKALGLA; translated from the coding sequence ATGGATGAGAGAAAAATGGCCGGGCACCTGATCCGGCGCCTGCACCAGCAGTCGATGCAGGTATTTCAGGCACAGACACAAGCTGCCGGCTTCGACCTGACATCGGTACAGTTTGCCGCGCTCAACGCGCTTGCCCGTGATCCTGGCATTGACCAGGCAAGTCTGGCCGCAACCATAGGATTCGACCGAGCCACCATAGGCGGCGTCATAGATCGTCTGGAGCGCAAAGGCCTGGTGCAGCGCGAGGTCAGCGCGCAAGACCGTCGTGCGCGTCAGCTGACACTTACCGCAGAAGGTGAAAGCATGCTGACCGCATGCAGGCCCGTAGTGAAAGCCCTGCAGACCGACATCCTGGCCTTGCTGTCACCGGCAGAGCGCGAAGCCTTCATGGCATTGGCGAAAAAGGCGCTGGGGCTGGCGTGA
- a CDS encoding mannitol dehydrogenase family protein yields MLSQQMAAAHPILQFGTGRFLQAHVDLFVAEALRQGQALGHVTVVQSTASPQSSARAAALSLGYRVEVRGMQGGRPVETTVEVDSVQTVWHADRDWSQLLEAMATSVQVIVSNTADAGYVLNDADNAELLQARNVTPRSFPAKLLALLYHRWRTLPAAPLTILPCELVSRNGDTLRNIVVSVARQWGTEPTFVHYLQAQCVWVNSLVDRIVSSPLEPAGAVTEPYALWAIELQPGLVLPCQHPAMVLTDDLPQFEQRKLWLLNLAHTFLADRWLSLSRPADETVLQAMHDPLMRDPLESVWADEVLPVFDAEGGGLQARSYLVELRDRLLNPFLEHRLADIAKNHEEKLQRRILPVVERAVHLGLGISQPLLRQSLGLPTSNR; encoded by the coding sequence ATGCTGAGCCAGCAGATGGCGGCAGCCCATCCCATTCTGCAGTTCGGCACCGGCCGTTTTTTGCAGGCCCATGTGGACCTGTTTGTTGCCGAGGCATTGCGGCAAGGGCAGGCGCTGGGGCACGTTACGGTGGTCCAGAGCACGGCCAGTCCACAGAGCAGCGCGCGAGCTGCGGCCCTGTCGCTTGGCTATCGGGTGGAGGTCCGTGGCATGCAAGGTGGCCGGCCGGTTGAAACAACCGTGGAAGTCGACTCGGTGCAAACCGTCTGGCACGCCGATCGTGATTGGTCGCAGCTACTGGAGGCCATGGCAACTTCGGTGCAAGTTATCGTTTCGAACACGGCGGACGCAGGCTATGTTCTCAATGACGCGGACAACGCTGAACTTCTGCAAGCGCGCAACGTGACGCCCCGCAGCTTTCCAGCCAAGCTGCTGGCATTGCTGTACCACCGCTGGCGCACGCTGCCCGCCGCCCCCTTGACCATTCTTCCCTGTGAACTGGTGAGCCGCAATGGGGATACGTTGCGCAACATCGTGGTCAGCGTCGCACGCCAGTGGGGAACCGAACCGACCTTTGTGCACTACCTGCAGGCGCAATGTGTGTGGGTGAACTCGTTGGTGGACCGCATCGTGTCATCGCCCCTGGAGCCGGCAGGCGCCGTGACCGAGCCTTATGCCCTGTGGGCGATTGAATTGCAACCCGGCCTGGTATTGCCATGCCAGCATCCGGCCATGGTGTTGACCGACGATCTGCCACAGTTCGAACAACGCAAACTGTGGCTGCTCAACCTCGCCCACACCTTTCTGGCGGACCGCTGGCTGTCCCTATCGCGCCCGGCCGACGAAACGGTGTTGCAAGCCATGCATGACCCTTTGATGCGTGATCCACTGGAGTCGGTCTGGGCCGATGAAGTGTTGCCGGTGTTCGATGCCGAAGGCGGCGGCTTGCAGGCACGGTCCTATCTGGTGGAGCTGAGGGACCGCTTGCTCAATCCATTTCTGGAACACCGCTTGGCCGACATTGCCAAGAACCACGAAGAAAAGCTGCAGCGGCGCATACTGCCGGTGGTGGAGCGCGCTGTGCATCTGGGACTGGGTATTTCACAACCCCTGCTGCGGCAGTCCCTTGGCCTGCCGACATCCAACCGCTGA
- a CDS encoding zinc-binding alcohol dehydrogenase family protein: MLTVICETPGVLRAVESAIPTRASNDVLLRIRRVGVCGTDLHIFSGNQPYLAYPRVMGHEISGTVEEAPQGSFLQRADVVYVMPYLSCGTCVACRQGKTNCCVNIQVLGVHRDGAFTEYLSVPAPFVHKAEGVTLDQAAMVEFLSIGAHGVRRADIQHGQRVLVVGTGPIGMAAALFAHLRGGIVTALDTRPDRVDFCRKHLGAAAGVLIGPNDVQELSALTHGEFYDVVLDATGNARAMERGFQFVAHGGKYVMVSVVRDNITFSDPEFHKREATLLGSRNATMEDFETVLTAMRAGQIPTAALNTHRMALADVPANFSTLLDPAMGVVKALIEC; the protein is encoded by the coding sequence ATGCTGACAGTTATTTGTGAAACACCAGGCGTACTGCGCGCCGTTGAAAGCGCCATACCCACGCGTGCATCCAACGACGTTTTGCTGCGCATACGCCGCGTCGGTGTCTGCGGAACCGATTTGCACATCTTCAGTGGCAACCAGCCCTATCTGGCTTACCCGCGCGTGATGGGTCACGAGATTTCCGGCACGGTAGAAGAGGCACCGCAAGGCAGCTTTCTGCAACGCGCAGACGTGGTCTACGTCATGCCCTATCTCTCCTGCGGAACCTGCGTGGCATGCCGCCAGGGCAAAACCAATTGCTGCGTCAACATCCAGGTATTGGGGGTCCATCGTGATGGGGCTTTCACCGAATACCTGAGCGTTCCCGCACCTTTCGTGCACAAGGCCGAGGGCGTGACACTGGATCAGGCCGCCATGGTGGAGTTCCTGTCCATCGGCGCACACGGCGTGCGCAGGGCCGATATCCAGCACGGACAAAGGGTGCTGGTGGTGGGCACCGGTCCGATTGGCATGGCCGCTGCCCTGTTTGCGCATCTGCGCGGCGGCATCGTGACGGCTCTGGATACACGCCCCGATCGGGTGGACTTCTGCAGGAAACATCTGGGGGCCGCAGCGGGTGTACTCATCGGCCCCAACGATGTACAGGAACTTAGTGCCTTGACCCATGGCGAGTTCTACGACGTCGTTCTGGATGCAACCGGCAACGCGCGTGCCATGGAGCGCGGCTTCCAGTTCGTCGCGCATGGTGGCAAATATGTGATGGTTTCGGTGGTGCGGGACAACATCACTTTTTCGGACCCGGAATTTCACAAACGCGAGGCAACCCTGCTGGGCAGCCGCAACGCCACGATGGAAGACTTTGAAACCGTCCTGACTGCCATGCGCGCCGGTCAGATACCGACTGCTGCGCTGAACACGCACCGCATGGCGCTGGCCGATGTGCCAGCGAACTTCTCCACGCTGCTGGATCCCGCCATGGGCGTGGTGAAGGCACTGATTGAATGCTGA
- a CDS encoding aldo/keto reductase produces the protein MKSTDLRKLFRVDLQLTALALGCSQIGGLYRATSAREVEEVFASAWAAGVRYFDTAPFYGYTRSEHRLGTQLAEVPRAEYVVSTKVGRLMRPDASVAPGDGGWANPYPFRPQYDYSYSGVMRSFEDSQQRLGLAHIDILYVHDIGRDTHGDLHTHYWQQLTQGGGFKALDELRSAGMVKAVGLGVNEWQVVMDSMREFDLDCTMLAGRYTLLEQTCLNPFLDECVRRGNAIVIAGPFNSGILAGNAKFNYAEAPTAVVTKVRALESVCSEWGVPLQAAALQFPMAHPAVVSCVTGTRTAAQLLMNVEWFEYAIPAELWRFLRERGLLDPAAPVPM, from the coding sequence ATGAAAAGCACCGATCTCCGAAAACTATTCCGCGTGGACCTTCAGTTGACAGCCCTGGCGCTAGGCTGTTCGCAAATAGGTGGTCTGTACCGCGCAACCAGCGCCCGCGAAGTGGAGGAGGTGTTCGCCAGCGCATGGGCTGCCGGTGTGCGCTACTTTGATACGGCACCCTTCTACGGCTACACCCGCTCCGAACACCGCCTGGGCACGCAACTGGCCGAAGTGCCCCGTGCTGAGTATGTGGTGAGCACCAAGGTGGGCCGGCTGATGCGGCCCGATGCCAGCGTGGCACCGGGTGACGGCGGTTGGGCCAATCCTTATCCGTTTCGCCCACAGTACGACTACAGCTACTCGGGCGTCATGCGCTCCTTTGAGGACAGCCAGCAGCGCCTGGGGCTGGCGCACATCGACATCCTGTATGTGCATGACATCGGCCGCGATACGCACGGCGACCTGCACACGCATTATTGGCAGCAACTCACCCAGGGCGGCGGTTTCAAGGCACTGGACGAGCTGCGCAGCGCAGGCATGGTCAAGGCCGTGGGACTGGGTGTCAACGAATGGCAGGTCGTGATGGACAGCATGCGCGAGTTCGACCTCGACTGCACCATGCTGGCAGGACGCTACACGCTGCTGGAGCAAACCTGCCTCAACCCTTTTCTGGACGAGTGCGTACGTCGCGGCAACGCCATCGTCATCGCCGGGCCGTTCAACTCCGGCATTCTGGCCGGCAACGCCAAATTCAACTATGCAGAAGCGCCGACTGCGGTCGTGACCAAAGTGCGCGCGCTCGAGAGTGTCTGTAGCGAATGGGGGGTTCCGCTGCAAGCCGCGGCGCTGCAGTTTCCCATGGCGCATCCCGCCGTGGTTTCCTGCGTCACAGGAACACGTACCGCCGCCCAGCTTCTCATGAATGTGGAGTGGTTTGAATACGCCATTCCAGCGGAGCTGTGGCGATTCCTGCGCGAGCGCGGTCTGCTCGACCCGGCCGCACCGGTCCCTATGTAA